The Acyrthosiphon pisum isolate AL4f unplaced genomic scaffold, pea_aphid_22Mar2018_4r6ur Scaffold_13994;HRSCAF=14638, whole genome shotgun sequence genome includes the window aaaaaaaataagaatatactaTGTTTTATGTTTCGTAGAATGAACATTTCAGCGAATCAATTGATATGAGACCgtctttttcaaaaacaaaacctGGTACAAAACGTGCTGCAGAAAAACCAAGTGTGAAAAAACCTATGAAAAAGAAGCAGAATAAAAtggttgtataaataatttttttttataatgatagtataaataattcaattttttttatagaatgcaTCATACAGAGATAATGTCAGCGAACGTTTAAGATCAGAAGAATTTGATGTTGAGATATTTAATTCGCTAACATTTAGACAAGGGGATGGTGTTGTAACAATAAAAACGCCTTTTGAAGAAAAATCCAAGGAGTATTGGGTGTTAAGCCACTATAAGGTCGCCAACATTGAGAATGTGCCAGTAAAGGACAGGTAAATACATtggactaaatttaaaaaacctattactgaatttgttttttttactgattttatttacttcttttgttttttaaataaaataacttgttGTTATAGATGGAAGTTCAGCGAAGCTACTGTTAGATTGTACACAAGCGATGAATCAAAAGATCAAACACTTCATACTGGACTCAATGAGACAATGcaaactatatttgataaattactaaCTGATCCGAAGCGTCAAACTATTAAGAGCAAGACgagtatttgattattatatgaaaaaaattaatttcatttaataaacaaaaaattattatacatgtattttttttttttaattatttaaaacgtcAAAGGTCTTGGAATACATAAACCTATAAACTATGgttggggaaaaaaaaaaaaaaaaatttctaattgGAACATTGTAATCAACTTTGTGCTATC containing:
- the LOC103311683 gene encoding uncharacterized protein LOC103311683; translation: MRPSFSKTKPGTKRAAEKPSVKKPMKKKQNKMNASYRDNVSERLRSEEFDVEIFNSLTFRQGDGVVTIKTPFEEKSKEYWVLSHYKVANIENVPVKDRWKFSEATVRLYTSDESKDQTLHTGLNETMQTIFDKLLTDPKRQTIKSKTSI